The genomic DNA CCGGCCAGTTCGTGCCAGATGCGACGGTGTCCGTAACGGCGGCGGTGGTGTTTGAAAATGCGTTCGATTTGATCGCCGATACGCTGGTCGGAACACTGCGAAGGGGTGGGAGTGGCGGCGTGGTAGTAACTGCTGCGAGGCACGCCGAGGGCGGAGCAGATCGAACGGATACCATGACCGGTGGTGCGGTGAATGTCATCGATCATGGTGCGGAGTTGGGC from Phragmitibacter flavus includes the following:
- a CDS encoding IS3 family transposase; its protein translation is MIDDIHRTTGHGIRSICSALGVPRSSYYHAATPTPSQCSDQRIGDQIERIFKHHRRRYGHRRIWHELAG